Proteins encoded in a region of the Streptomyces sp. NBC_00310 genome:
- a CDS encoding putative quinol monooxygenase encodes MSIEITVLFDVVPDRLADTADAFVELCAATRQEEGALRFDAWRSEEHENVIVLVEEWADQAAIDLHMKEPYVADFLAKVEGAYVRPPYVHRLRPLAA; translated from the coding sequence ATGAGCATCGAGATCACCGTACTCTTCGACGTCGTACCGGACCGCCTGGCGGACACCGCGGACGCCTTCGTGGAACTGTGCGCCGCGACCCGTCAGGAGGAGGGCGCGTTGCGCTTCGACGCCTGGCGGTCCGAGGAGCACGAGAACGTGATCGTGCTGGTCGAGGAGTGGGCCGACCAGGCGGCCATCGACCTGCACATGAAGGAGCCGTACGTCGCGGACTTCCTCGCGAAGGTCGAGGGCGCCTATGTGCGTCCTCCTTACGTCCACCGCCTGCGCCCCCTCGCCGCCTGA
- a CDS encoding histidine phosphatase family protein, whose product MRIVLLRHGETDRNATDRFQGQADIPLNDTGVRQAQVIARSLSPDSWSAVYSSPSARAAQTAAYAAGRLGVPHRRLDGLRERDLGTLDGQDRAEFARQHPRTMRRLLTDPDYAPPGGETGRAALSRSAAALRTIAEAEAEADKTGRNPPAPAVLTVTHGGVLNLLTRALAGAVATPEVLVGTCAAVCVDVEWSPAGRPRAALRRWNVAPHECEEAPAPTPPPSFVDLGSLVFDELNSKEVTRT is encoded by the coding sequence ATGCGTATCGTCCTGCTCCGCCACGGAGAGACCGACCGCAACGCCACCGACCGATTCCAGGGGCAGGCCGACATCCCGCTGAACGACACGGGAGTACGGCAGGCGCAGGTGATCGCCCGGTCGTTGAGTCCGGACAGCTGGTCGGCGGTCTACTCCTCGCCTTCGGCGCGCGCCGCCCAGACCGCCGCGTACGCCGCAGGTCGGCTCGGCGTCCCCCATCGGCGCCTCGACGGACTGCGCGAACGCGACCTGGGCACACTCGACGGCCAGGACCGCGCCGAGTTCGCCCGGCAGCACCCGCGCACCATGCGGCGGCTGCTCACCGACCCCGACTATGCCCCACCCGGCGGCGAGACCGGCAGAGCCGCGCTCTCCCGCTCGGCCGCCGCCCTGCGCACCATCGCGGAAGCGGAAGCAGAGGCCGACAAGACCGGCCGGAACCCGCCCGCGCCCGCGGTCCTGACCGTCACCCACGGCGGTGTGCTGAACCTGCTGACGCGGGCCCTGGCCGGCGCCGTCGCAACGCCCGAGGTCCTGGTCGGCACCTGTGCCGCCGTCTGCGTGGACGTCGAGTGGTCACCCGCCGGCCGTCCGCGTGCCGCCCTGCGCCGGTGGAACGTGGCCCCGCACGAGTGCGAGGAAGCGCCCGCGCCCACCCCGCCCCCGTCCTTCGTCGACCTCGGCTCCCTCGTCTTCGACGAGCTCAACTCCAAGGAAGTGACCCGTACATGA
- a CDS encoding acyl carrier protein: MTGSVTTMIIEILTGKFEIPAEEVSRGTVFDDLAVDSLALLEVSLILEKRLGVSIEEGVLNSQQTIDEAAQVVEGLGAPAATGPAAA, encoded by the coding sequence ATGACCGGTTCCGTCACGACGATGATCATCGAGATACTCACCGGCAAGTTCGAGATACCCGCGGAGGAGGTGTCCCGGGGCACCGTCTTCGATGACCTCGCGGTCGACTCCCTGGCCCTGCTGGAGGTGTCGCTGATCCTGGAGAAGCGGCTTGGCGTCTCCATCGAGGAGGGCGTGCTGAACTCCCAGCAGACCATCGACGAGGCCGCCCAGGTCGTCGAGGGCCTCGGTGCCCCGGCAGCCACCGGGCCGGCCGCCGCCTGA
- a CDS encoding beta-ketoacyl-ACP synthase III — MTTTAVIAGVGGFVPPRVVTNDELAQRLDTSDTWIRSRTGIAQRHVVEPGTTTSDLAVEAGRRALKNAGADGADLVIVATTTPDRPCPATAPTVATRIGLTDVPAYDVAAVCSGFVYALQAGTAAVTSGFAERVLVIGAESFSTVLDPSDRTTSVIFGDGAGAVLLRAGDHDEPGAVQEVHLGSDGAMADLITVRGGGAEERSRGGVPREEDRYFRMDGKSVFFAAVRRMAESSRTVLTRTGWEVADVDRLVGHQANTRILHAVAEQLGLPPERAVLNIDRVGNTSAASIPLALADAMADGLLRAGDRVLLTAFGGGATWGSATLTWPDLPVG, encoded by the coding sequence ATGACCACAACGGCAGTGATCGCCGGGGTGGGTGGCTTCGTGCCCCCGCGCGTGGTGACGAACGACGAACTCGCCCAGCGCCTCGACACCTCCGACACCTGGATCCGCAGCCGGACCGGCATCGCACAGCGCCATGTCGTCGAGCCCGGCACCACCACCAGTGACCTTGCCGTCGAGGCCGGTCGGCGGGCTCTGAAGAACGCCGGTGCGGACGGCGCCGACCTGGTGATCGTCGCCACCACCACCCCTGACCGCCCCTGCCCGGCCACCGCGCCGACCGTCGCCACCCGCATCGGGCTGACCGATGTACCGGCGTACGACGTGGCGGCGGTGTGCTCCGGTTTCGTGTACGCCCTTCAGGCCGGCACGGCCGCCGTGACCTCGGGATTCGCCGAGCGGGTCCTGGTGATCGGCGCCGAGTCCTTCAGCACCGTCCTGGACCCCTCCGACCGCACCACCTCCGTCATCTTCGGCGACGGGGCGGGCGCGGTGCTGCTGCGGGCCGGCGACCACGACGAGCCCGGCGCCGTACAGGAGGTGCACCTGGGCAGCGACGGTGCGATGGCCGACCTGATCACGGTCCGCGGCGGCGGTGCCGAGGAGCGGTCCCGGGGCGGGGTGCCGCGCGAGGAGGACCGGTACTTCCGCATGGACGGCAAGTCCGTCTTCTTCGCCGCGGTGCGCCGCATGGCCGAGTCCTCGCGCACGGTACTGACCCGTACCGGCTGGGAGGTCGCCGACGTCGACCGGCTGGTCGGCCACCAGGCGAACACACGCATCCTGCATGCCGTCGCCGAACAGCTCGGACTGCCGCCGGAGCGCGCGGTGCTGAACATCGACCGCGTCGGCAACACCTCCGCGGCCTCCATCCCTCTCGCCCTCGCCGACGCCATGGCCGACGGACTGCTGAGAGCGGGCGACCGGGTGCTGCTGACAGCCTTCGGAGGCGGCGCCACCTGGGGCTCGGCCACCCTGACCTGGCCCGACCTGCCGGTCGGCTGA